TCTGCCGGTCAGAGCTTCGGCGCCTTCAATACTAAAGGTGTATCGTTTGAGCTGGAAGGTGAGGCTAATGACTATGTAGGTAAAGGTTTATCAGGTGCACAACTGGCCATCTATCCGGCTGCTAATGCAACCTTTGCGCCGCAGGATAACATCATCATTGGTAACGTTGCCCTTTACGGTGCAACCTCTGGTGAGCTGTTTGCACGCGGTATGGCAGGCGAGCGTTTTGCGGTACGTAACTCTGGTGCTACTGCAGTAGTAGAGGGTACCGGCGATCACGGTTGTGAGTACATGACCGGTGGCCGTGCGCTGATCTTAGGTAAAACAGGCCGTAACTTTGCCGCTGGTATGAGCGGTGGTTTAGCCTGGGTTTACGATGCCGATGGCACTTTTGCTGAGAACTGTAACCCTGAAATGGTTGATCTGGATCCACTGTCGCCACAAGACGAAGAGCAGATCATTACCCTGCTGCGTAAGCACGTACAGCTTACCGGTAGCCAGGTAGCACAGGATTTATTGAACACATGGACAATTGCTATGAGTAAGTTTGTTAAAGTGTTCCCGAAAGAATACAAAAAGGTTTTACTCCAAAAAAAATACGAGGTAACTAACTAAGATGGGAAAAGTAACAGGATTTCAGGAATTTGACCGCGAGTTGCCGTCAAAAGTATCCGTTGCCGAGCGAGTAACTAACTATAATGAGTTTGTTGGGTTGTACAGCGAGGAAAAGCTGAACGAGCAATCTGCACGTTGTATGGACTGCGGTATTCCGTTCTGCCACAACGGCTGTCCGCTGGGTAACGTTATCCCTGAGTTTAACGATGCGGTTTACCGCAAAAGCTGGGAAGAAGCTTACCAGATATTGTCATCAACTAATAACTTCCCTGAGTTTACCGGCCGCATCTGTCCGGCACCGTGCGAGTCATCGTGCGTGTTGGGTATCAACAAGCCACCGGTAGCTATCGAGGAGATTGAGAAGCACATCATTGAGATCGCATGGTCTAAAGATATGGTTAAGCCAACCGCTCCGCTGGTAAAAAGCGGTAAAAAGGTAGCCGTTGTAGGTTCGGGTCCTGCCGGGTTGGCAGCTGCTGCCCAGCTGAATAAAGCCGGGCACAGCGTAACCGTTTACGAACGCGATGATAATCCAGGCGGCTTGTTGCGTTACGGTATCCCTGATTTTAAATTAGAGAAATGGGTGATCGATCGTCGTGTTAACCTGATGAAAGAAGACGGTATCGAGTTTGTTTGCGGTACCGAAGTTGGTAAAGACATCAGCGCCGAAGAACTGGTTCGTGGTAACGATGCCGTTGTATTGGCTGGTGGTTCTACCATCCCACGTAACCTGAACATTCCGGGTCGTGATCTGAAAGGTATCTACTTCGCAATGGATTTCCTGAAACAACAAAACAAACGCGTTGCAGGTATTGAATTTGATGCTGAAGCAATTTCAGCCACCGGTAAAGACGTTATCGTAATTGGTGGTGGTGATACCGGTTCTGACTGTGTGGGTACTTCAAACCGTCAGAAAGCTAACTCTGTTAAACAATTTGAACTGTTGGTGCAGCCGCCAATGGCGCGTACCACTCATATGCCTTGGCCAACATACCCAATGCTGCTTAAAGTAACCAGCTCTCACGAAGAAGGTTGCGAGCGCTTCTGGGCTATCAACACCGAAGAGTTCTTAGGTGATGAGAATGGTAACCTGCGTGCCCTGCGTGTGCATGATGTAACCTGGGATGTTGACTTTATGGGTCGCCCTATCAAACCTACAAAGGTTGAAGGTTCTGAGCGCGAAATTCCTTGCCAGGCAGTGTTCTTAGCAATGGGTTTCGTACATCCACAGTTTGAAGGCGCCCTGGAAAACCTGGGTGTTGAAGTGGATGAGCGCAAAAACGTAAAAGCTAAAGAAGGTGTTTACCGCACCAACGTAAGCAAAGTGTTTGCAGCCGGCGATATGCGCCGCGGTCAGTCGCTGGTAGTTTGGGCCATCTCTGAAGGCCGCGAATGTGCCCGCAAGGTTGACGAGTTCCTGATGGGCCACACCCACCTGGAAAGCAAAGACAACGTGAGCGCTTACGCTTATTGAATTTGATCATGGTTGATAGATCATAGTTCATGGAGGAATAAATAGTATTTTGCTATGAACTATGATCTATTAACCATAAGCTAAAGTGGACTAACCAACCCTTATATAGTTTCTTAAATTTTAAATCCGAAATCCTCTACCGCGATGGTGGGGGATTTTTTTGTTTATATATCTTGTCATTTCGACCAACGGGAGAACTATTCTCTTGAACGGGGTGAAAAAATCTTAGACGATTGATGGGCCTATTTGCATGGCATGGGGGCTAAGATTCCTCCTCACGCAGCGCGCAAACCCCAGCTTGTTCGTTCGGAATGACAAATCGGAGATTATGGGCTGGGTTACGTAATGAAATGAGCGCTGGATGTCATCCTGAGCTTGTCGAAGGGCGCGCGAAGGCCTAATAGCTCCGATTAAATGTCCAGGATAGGCTACCGCGCGTGTTTCGACGGAGCTCAACATGACACCTTCTTCTTATTTAGGCGTTTATTTGGAGACTTTAATATTTGGAATGCTATTGGGCAGAACTGTGAGATTACTTCTCCGACGGATTCTTCTTCCCCGCTTTCAACTTTTCTACCATTTTCTCCAATCTATCTAATCGTGTTTTCTCTTGCTTGGCTGTTAAAATCCAAAGCACATACTCTTTACGGTTTGAGTAGGAGAGCGATGCGTACCAGTTCATCGCTTCAGGCTCATGCTGTAGGGCAGCTTCTACGTCAGGTGGGAGTTTTACCTGTTTGTTGGCTATGTCTATGTATTCGCCATACTCGTTGCTGGGGATGGCGTCGTTACAGGTATCAGAAAAGGTGCCGGTGTCATTAGGGCGGAAGCGGAGGGCGGTCCAGGTCTCGCTCACGGCAGCAGCGGCTACACCGCGCAGGTTGTACTGGTCCATTTCGGCCCAGTTGCGCATCATTTCCAGGTCGCTGGCAATGCCAGCGGTTTTCTTGGGGTAGATCACCCACAAGATAGTATCGGCTTTCAGTACTTTACTGATCAACTGCATATCCCGCACCAGGTCACTGCTGTTCACTACAAATAATTGCACGCCATCAAAACTACCGTCGGCATTGAAGGTGATGTTTAGTCCTTCGGGCAGCGGCTCCAGCAATTCCAGGTAATTAGCCGGAGCGTTATAAAGCAGCCAGTTCTTGCCGGGCTTCATTTGCAGTTTTTTGGCGAGCGCGTTCATAGCATCAGGAGTTTTGCAAATCTAATTTAACGCAAAAATCCCACAGTACAATTCCTGCAGATACCACGATGTTGAACGAATGCTTGGTGCCAAACTGAGGGATCTCAATACAAGTATCGGCCAGTTGCATCACCTCATCGGCCACGCCATTTACCTCGTTGCCAAATACCAGTGCATATTTCTGATTTGGGTCGGGCTGATAGGTGTGGAGCATGGTGCTGTGCTCGGCCTGTTCAATGGCAATAATCTGGTAACCATCGGCACGCAGGGCTTCCACGGCCTCAACGGTGGTGGGGTAGTAGTGCCAGTCGATCGACTGGGTAGCACCCAGGGCGGTTTTCTCAATCTCCCGGTGGGGCGGCTGACCGGTTATGCCGCACAGACAAAGCTGCTGCACGGCAAAACCATCAGATGTTCTAAATATGGAGCCCACGTTGTGCATGCTGCGTACATTGTCCAGCACTACGGCAACGGGGAGTTTATCGGCTTGTTTAAATTCGTCTACAGAAACGCGGTTAAGCTCGTCTAACTTCAGTTTGCGCATGGCGCAAAGTTAATGAGTTACGGGCAGTTTTAGCTCACCCACACCATCACCAATTAAAGAGCTGTAAATAGATGGGGCGTAACCAATTTTATCTGTATAATATTTAGTCAATTCATCGGTGAACTGTGCGAACGCATCTTTCTTAACCAAAGCAATAGCGCAACCGCCAAAGCCAGCGCCGGTCATACGTGCACCGGTAACATCAGCATTGGTGCGGCAGTAATCAACCACGGTATCCAGCTCAACACCGCTTACTTCATACAAATCGCGCAGTGAATCATGCGAGGCGTACATCAGCTTGCCAAATTCTTCCAGGTTGTTCTCTGAAAGTACTTTAGCGGCCTGCATTACGCGGTCGTTCTCCTCAATAACGTGCCATGCGCGTTTAGCTACAACCTCGTTGGTAATCAGGTGTTGGTATTGATTAAAAGTTATCGGACTCACCTCGCACAGGTTATTGATATCCAATTCTTGTTGCAAGGCTTCCAGCGCCAGGGCACATTCCTGTACACGCTCGTTATATTTTGACTCAGCCAGTTTACGGGGCTTGTTAGTGTTGATGATAGCCAGTAGATGGTCGCCTAGGTTGGCGTCAACTGCTTTGTAGTCCAGCGTTTCGCAATTCAGCATCAGGGCTTTATCTTGCTCGCCGAAGGCAACTGCAAACATATCCATAATACCGCAAGCCAAACCAATAAAGTTGTTTTCTACAGATTTGGTGAGTTTAACCAGATCAAGCTTGCTGTAACCGGCATCGAATAGCTGGTTTAGGGCATAAGCGGTTACAATTTCGATAGATGCTGATGAAGACAGGCCCGAGCCGATTGGAATATCGCCAAAGTAAAGCAGATCCAGGCCTTGTAACTGGTGGCCGTCTTTTGCAAAGTGATTGATTACACCCAGCGGGTAATTGTACCAGCTTTTGCCCAGTTTATCATAACTATCCTGAACAGGGATGCTCAGTTCTTCATCAAAATTTACGCTTTTGAAACGGAACACGCCCTCGTTATTAAAGGCGGTAAGCATATAAGTACCGAAAGTGATGGCGCAGGGAAATACCAATCCGCCATTGTAATCAATGTGTTCGCCAATAAGGTTTACGCGACCGGGCGAGAAAAAAAAGTGATCTGCAGGCTTGTTGTAGGCTTTGACAAAAGCTTTTTCTAAGTCTTCTTTCATCTAATCTGGTTAAATAATTGTAATGCTGACAAATATTGTAAAAAATACACTAAGTACCTATATTTTCATAAAATAAAAACGATTAATATTTTCGCAGCTTAAATAATAAATAGCAAACATGAATCAATACCTGATAACCGCTTACGATTTTACCGATGTTGACGCCCTGAAACGCCGTATGGATGTAAGGCCACATCACCTGGATGGCGCCCGCGCGCTGAAAGAATCTGGCAATTTTTTACTGGCCGGTGCGCTGTTAAATGACGAGGGAACCATGATAGGATCTACCATGGTACTGCAGTTTGAAAGTGAAGAACAACTGGAAGCCTGGAAACAGAACGAGCCCTATGTTACTATGGGCGTTTGGGAAACCGTTGATGTAAAACCTATTAAAGTGGCTAACATTTAGACAGTTAGCTTATTAATACAAACGTCATTGTAATGACGTTGCGGTAGAAAACAAAAGAGGCCTGATGATTATCATCAGGCCCCTTTTGTTTATAAAATATCAGTTTAAGCCTTGGTTACTTCGCCGGTAAGCAAGTCAATAATATAGTTAACGCTGTTAATGGTTAAGGTGGCTTTATTGCTGCCGCTAAACACCAGGCTGCCGGTAGTGTTAATGGCGACGTTGCTGGCGGTAGCACCTGTAACGGTAAATGTAGCCGTGCCAGCGGTAATAATTTTGGTAGTTTTATTAAGCGTTACGCCGGTTACAACGAGGTCTACTGTGCTGCTGCCCGATGTTTTATTATCTACTTTTGACGTATATGTGCCCGCGCGTTTATATTCGCCGCTTAAAACAAACACCTGCGAAGCTGTGGTTAAACCGCCAATTTTTGCAGAAAGACTGCCGCTGTTGTTAGAAGTTAGGCGGGGGCCGTCAAATGAGCCTTTGTCTGTAGCCGTAATAGTAACGTTATCAGGCTGATTGCTGGCGTTGCAATTAAGTGTATAAGAGTAGTTAAATGTGTAATTGTAAGTAGTTGTTGATCCCTGCGGATTTTGACGGGTAAAGGAGTACGTTTTGGTAGCTCCGCAGCCGGGATTAAGATCTACCGTTGCCTGTGCATTGGCTACGGCATCTACTGAAATATTACTTAAGCCATTAGAGTTAGCGGCCAGCGAGCCTGAAACCATGGTGGCAACCTCCAAATTAGTTGCAGTACTGTTGGTTTCGTTCGGTTTTTTGCACGAGCCGATCATTAATAGCACGGCAGTCGCTGACGAGATGAGCATAATAGTTCTTTTCATAATAAATAGTTTTTAATTAGTTGATTAAAGATATTGTTTTTGATAATATCTTCATCCAACATGATAGATGTAATTTGCAATAAGACAACAAATTATATGGTTACTTGTTGGGTGAAGATGCACAAAAACTGATCAGTAAACTTAATATTTGAAAAGTTAGCTGGTTGGTGTAACCTCAGCAGTGGTAAGGTTGACATTGTATTTTTGGGTTCCTAAAACCAATAATGCAATGCCGCCGCTTTTGAAAGTAAGCGTGCCGCTATAACTAAAAGCGCTCTTGTTTTTTACGTCGCCCGATACGGTAATGTCTGCCGTGCCGCCGGTGGTATTTCCGTTTGATTTGAGGATGGTATAATTATTCAGGGTAATACTGGT
This region of Mucilaginibacter yixingensis genomic DNA includes:
- a CDS encoding glutamate synthase subunit beta, which codes for MGKVTGFQEFDRELPSKVSVAERVTNYNEFVGLYSEEKLNEQSARCMDCGIPFCHNGCPLGNVIPEFNDAVYRKSWEEAYQILSSTNNFPEFTGRICPAPCESSCVLGINKPPVAIEEIEKHIIEIAWSKDMVKPTAPLVKSGKKVAVVGSGPAGLAAAAQLNKAGHSVTVYERDDNPGGLLRYGIPDFKLEKWVIDRRVNLMKEDGIEFVCGTEVGKDISAEELVRGNDAVVLAGGSTIPRNLNIPGRDLKGIYFAMDFLKQQNKRVAGIEFDAEAISATGKDVIVIGGGDTGSDCVGTSNRQKANSVKQFELLVQPPMARTTHMPWPTYPMLLKVTSSHEEGCERFWAINTEEFLGDENGNLRALRVHDVTWDVDFMGRPIKPTKVEGSEREIPCQAVFLAMGFVHPQFEGALENLGVEVDERKNVKAKEGVYRTNVSKVFAAGDMRRGQSLVVWAISEGRECARKVDEFLMGHTHLESKDNVSAYAY
- a CDS encoding galactokinase; the protein is MKEDLEKAFVKAYNKPADHFFFSPGRVNLIGEHIDYNGGLVFPCAITFGTYMLTAFNNEGVFRFKSVNFDEELSIPVQDSYDKLGKSWYNYPLGVINHFAKDGHQLQGLDLLYFGDIPIGSGLSSSASIEIVTAYALNQLFDAGYSKLDLVKLTKSVENNFIGLACGIMDMFAVAFGEQDKALMLNCETLDYKAVDANLGDHLLAIINTNKPRKLAESKYNERVQECALALEALQQELDINNLCEVSPITFNQYQHLITNEVVAKRAWHVIEENDRVMQAAKVLSENNLEEFGKLMYASHDSLRDLYEVSGVELDTVVDYCRTNADVTGARMTGAGFGGCAIALVKKDAFAQFTDELTKYYTDKIGYAPSIYSSLIGDGVGELKLPVTH
- a CDS encoding YdeI/OmpD-associated family protein, which gives rise to MNALAKKLQMKPGKNWLLYNAPANYLELLEPLPEGLNITFNADGSFDGVQLFVVNSSDLVRDMQLISKVLKADTILWVIYPKKTAGIASDLEMMRNWAEMDQYNLRGVAAAAVSETWTALRFRPNDTGTFSDTCNDAIPSNEYGEYIDIANKQVKLPPDVEAALQHEPEAMNWYASLSYSNRKEYVLWILTAKQEKTRLDRLEKMVEKLKAGKKNPSEK
- a CDS encoding YciI family protein, translated to MNQYLITAYDFTDVDALKRRMDVRPHHLDGARALKESGNFLLAGALLNDEGTMIGSTMVLQFESEEQLEAWKQNEPYVTMGVWETVDVKPIKVANI
- a CDS encoding RNA methyltransferase, with product MRKLKLDELNRVSVDEFKQADKLPVAVVLDNVRSMHNVGSIFRTSDGFAVQQLCLCGITGQPPHREIEKTALGATQSIDWHYYPTTVEAVEALRADGYQIIAIEQAEHSTMLHTYQPDPNQKYALVFGNEVNGVADEVMQLADTCIEIPQFGTKHSFNIVVSAGIVLWDFCVKLDLQNS